The Mastomys coucha isolate ucsf_1 unplaced genomic scaffold, UCSF_Mcou_1 pScaffold13, whole genome shotgun sequence genome has a window encoding:
- the Wnt8a gene encoding protein Wnt-8a — MGRTMGHLFMLWVAAGMCYPTLGASAWSVNNFLITGPKAYLTYTTSVALGAQLGIEECKFQFAWERWNCPEHAFQFSTHSRLRGATRETSFIHAIRSAAVMYAVTKNCSMGDFENCGCDESQNGKTGGHGWIWRGCSDNVEFGEKISRHFVDGLEKGKDARALMNLHNNRAGRLAVRASMKRTCKCHGISGSCSIQTCWLQLADFRQMGNYLKAKYDRALKIEPDKRQLRAGNRAEGRWAPTEAFLPSAEAELIFLEGSPDYCNRNASLGIQGTEGRECLQNARIASRREQRSCGRLCTECGLQVEEKTIEAVSSCDCSFQWCCTVKCGQCRRVVSRYYCTRPAGSAGPRVRGKDSAG, encoded by the exons ATGGGCAGGACCATGGGACACTTGTTCATGCTGTGGGTGGCTGCTGGCATGTGCTATCCCACCCTCGGTGCTTCTGCCTG GTCAGTGAACAACTTCCTGATAACAGGTCCCAAG GCCTATCTGACCTACACCACCAGTGTGGCCTTGGGCGCTCAGCTTGGTATCGAAGAGTGCAAGTTCCAGTTTGCCTGGGAGCGGTGGAACTGTCCTGAGCATGCTTTCCAGTTCTCAACCCACAGCAGGCTGAGAGGTG CCACGAGAGAGACATCCTTCATTCATGCCATCCGCTCTGCGGCCGTCATGTACGCCGTCACGAAGAACTGCAGCATGGGTGACTTCGAAAACTGCGGCTGTGATGAGTCACAGAATGGAAAGACGG GTGGCCATGGCTGGATCTGGAGAGGCTGCAGCGACAATGTGGAATTCGGGGAAAAGATCTCCAGACACTTCGTGGATGGTttggagaaagggaaggatgCCAGAGCCCTGATGAATCTTCACAACAACAGGGCCGGCAGGCTG GCAGTGAGGGCCTCCATGAAAAGGACCTGCAAATGCCATGGCATCTCAGGAAGCTGCAGCATCCAGACGTGTTGGCTGCAGCTGGCTGACTTCCGGCAGATGGGAAATTACCTAAAGGCCAAGTACGATCGCGCGCTGAAAATTGAGCCGGATAAGCGCCAGCTAAGGGCTGGCAACAGAGCCGAAGGCCGCTGGGCTCCCACGGAGGCCTTCCTTCCCAGCGCAGAGGCTGAGCTGATCTTCTTAGAGGGGTCTCCGGACTACTGCAACCGCAATGCCAGCCTGGGCATCCAAGGCACAGAGGGGCGGGAGTGCTTGCAGAATGCTCGCATTGCATCCCGCCGGGAGCAGCGCAGCTGTGGGCGCCTGTGCACGGAGTGTGGGCTGCAGGTGGAGGAGAAGACAATAGAGGCCGTGAGCAGCTGTGACTGCAGCTTTCAGTGGTGTTGCACTGTCAAGTGTGGCCAGTGCAGGCGTGTGGTGAGCCGGTACTACTGCACACGCCCTGCAGGTAGTGCCGGGCCCCGGGTCAGGGGCAAGGACAGTGCGGGGTAA